One part of the Orenia metallireducens genome encodes these proteins:
- the ltrA gene encoding group II intron reverse transcriptase/maturase: MNMASQITQYEWATVDRKNAGIKWETIIWGPVIRKVNKLQSRIAKAITRGMKNLARKLQYLLSKSYYTKLLAVRRVTTNKGKKTPGIDKILWSTATSKYINALKLTNKNYKAKALKRVHISKSNGKKRPLGIPTIHDRAMQALYAKTLDPISETTADKVSFGFRKYRSCDDAKEYLFKLLGKKISAQWVLEGDIKGCFDNINHEWLKENILIDRKILNQFLKAGFVHNKKLFPTEKGTPQGGIISPILANMTLDGLEELLKRKYWTNSRGTINRKYNRRNKINLVRYADDFVVTATNKEVLEEARELIEGFLKERGLELSREKTEITHINTGFDFLGWNFRKYNGKLIIKPSKESYKSIINEIRTKIKENKTIKQENLIKILNSKIRGWCNYHRSACSKKSYQSLDRDIFYALWSWAKRRHPNKAKQWIKDRYWIRTETRDWTFSVGNIKLIFASDTKIIRHRLIKFAANPYLKEYDKYYLRKKLRLK, from the coding sequence ATGAATATGGCAAGCCAAATAACTCAATATGAGTGGGCGACCGTAGACCGGAAGAATGCAGGTATCAAATGGGAAACAATAATTTGGGGACCTGTAATAAGAAAGGTTAATAAACTTCAATCGCGAATCGCTAAAGCAATAACTAGAGGAATGAAGAACTTAGCTAGAAAGCTACAATATTTATTATCAAAATCATATTATACAAAACTACTTGCCGTAAGGCGAGTAACAACAAATAAAGGGAAAAAGACACCAGGTATAGATAAAATACTGTGGTCTACTGCTACAAGCAAATATATAAATGCCCTAAAATTAACTAATAAGAATTATAAAGCAAAAGCATTAAAAAGAGTGCATATCTCAAAGTCAAATGGAAAGAAAAGACCTTTGGGGATACCTACAATACATGATAGAGCGATGCAAGCTCTATATGCTAAAACACTTGATCCGATATCAGAAACAACAGCAGATAAGGTATCATTTGGCTTTAGAAAATATAGGAGTTGTGATGATGCCAAAGAATATCTGTTTAAATTATTAGGGAAAAAGATATCTGCTCAGTGGGTGTTAGAAGGAGATATCAAAGGTTGTTTTGATAATATAAATCACGAATGGTTAAAAGAAAATATATTAATTGACAGAAAAATATTAAATCAGTTTCTTAAAGCAGGTTTTGTTCATAATAAAAAGCTTTTTCCTACGGAAAAAGGAACTCCACAAGGTGGAATAATTTCACCTATTCTAGCTAATATGACACTAGACGGATTAGAAGAATTATTAAAAAGAAAATATTGGACTAATTCAAGAGGAACAATAAATAGAAAATATAATAGAAGAAATAAAATAAATCTGGTAAGATACGCAGATGATTTTGTAGTAACAGCCACTAATAAAGAAGTTCTAGAAGAAGCCAGAGAATTGATTGAGGGATTTTTGAAAGAAAGAGGTCTTGAACTATCAAGAGAAAAGACCGAAATAACTCATATCAATACTGGATTTGATTTTCTAGGATGGAACTTTAGGAAATATAATGGAAAGCTAATTATAAAACCATCTAAAGAATCCTATAAATCAATAATAAACGAAATTAGAACTAAAATCAAGGAAAACAAAACAATAAAACAAGAAAACTTAATTAAGATATTAAACTCAAAAATTAGAGGTTGGTGTAATTACCATAGGAGTGCATGTTCCAAAAAGAGCTATCAAAGCTTAGATAGGGATATATTCTATGCACTGTGGAGTTGGGCAAAGCGAAGACATCCAAATAAAGCTAAACAATGGATAAAAGATAGATACTGGATAAGAACTGAAACCCGTGATTGGACATTCTCAGTTGGAAATATCAAATTGATATTCGCAAGTGATACAAAGATAATAAGGCATAGGTTAATAAAGTTCGCAGCAAACCCTTATTTAAAAGAATATGATAAATATTATTTACGCAAAAAGCTAAGATTGAAATGA
- a CDS encoding NADase-type glycan-binding domain-containing protein, which yields MKRLFFIVSILTILISGYAFAGNQYPTMTLVQDIEYSSYLTSNNQPKLAYHPINLIDEDRTTAWFEGVEDNGVGEYIVFKFLRPINIEGINILNGYGKSSKLFYANNRIKTLELVVNESVKKSITLDDIEKKQYIKFEAMNVTKLKLIVRDIYKGGVYNDTGFSEISFSANIESEEITEDKKEEIINLFKQANFGETFEYNEETQSYDSYVKKLVSKLNKDISLEVIKEVFEMQYSNLDGAGDDIRLGNFIHAMKKNP from the coding sequence GTGAAGAGATTATTTTTTATTGTTAGTATTCTTACTATTCTTATAAGTGGTTATGCTTTTGCTGGAAACCAATATCCTACAATGACATTAGTTCAAGATATTGAGTATTCGTCTTATTTAACTAGTAATAATCAACCTAAATTAGCTTATCATCCAATAAATTTAATAGATGAAGATAGAACAACAGCATGGTTTGAGGGAGTAGAAGATAATGGAGTTGGCGAATATATTGTTTTTAAATTTTTAAGACCAATTAATATTGAAGGGATAAATATTTTAAATGGTTATGGAAAATCTTCTAAGTTATTTTATGCAAATAATAGAATAAAAACATTAGAATTAGTTGTCAATGAATCTGTTAAAAAGAGTATTACTTTAGATGATATTGAGAAAAAGCAATATATAAAGTTTGAAGCTATGAATGTAACTAAGTTGAAATTAATAGTGAGAGATATTTATAAAGGTGGAGTATATAATGATACTGGTTTTTCAGAGATATCATTTTCAGCTAATATTGAAAGTGAAGAAATAACTGAAGATAAAAAGGAAGAAATTATTAATCTTTTTAAACAGGCTAATTTTGGAGAGACTTTTGAATATAATGAGGAAACTCAATCATATGACTCATATGTAAAAAAGTTAGTAAGTAAATTGAATAAAGATATTTCATTAGAAGTTATTAAAGAAGTTTTTGAAATGCAATATTCTAATTTAGATGGAGCAGGCGATGATATAAGATTGGGCAATTTTATTCACGCTATGAAGAAAAATCCTTAA
- a CDS encoding GIY-YIG nuclease family protein: protein MNKKQIFFEKIVTDEAQVITNKIKSKLKSISIDKVISSDGRSKESPEVCKSGSFVYLLYDKNDKLLYVGETGTSIRKRLKGHGGGSHKGKPWYKRIKTIKYYKGDAKVFDEKKRKFVEQAFSIALNPEFYG, encoded by the coding sequence ATGAATAAAAAACAAATTTTTTTTGAAAAAATAGTTACAGATGAGGCACAAGTTATTACCAATAAAATAAAAAGCAAATTAAAGAGTATTTCTATAGATAAAGTGATTTCTTCAGATGGTAGAAGTAAGGAAAGTCCTGAAGTTTGTAAGAGTGGTTCTTTTGTTTACTTATTATATGATAAAAATGACAAGCTACTATATGTTGGGGAAACTGGTACTAGCATAAGAAAAAGACTTAAAGGACATGGGGGAGGATCTCATAAGGGAAAGCCATGGTATAAAAGAATCAAAACTATTAAATATTATAAAGGGGATGCAAAAGTATTTGATGAAAAAAAGAGAAAGTTTGTTGAACAAGCTTTCTCTATTGCTTTAAATCCCGAATTTTATGGTTGA
- a CDS encoding nucleotidyltransferase domain-containing protein — MGEVKPYTSYPGVNKLLDKFVSNVNNILKQQLVSIYILGSLAVGDFNLNSSDIDFLVITETNLKKEIITYLRNMHYELVSNNPIWGDRLEGSYISKDKLKEFQPPENPRPYIHKGQLKLLRYGNEWIIEKYVLKKHGMILKGEDLRSEIKYIKQNDLKRVTLKILYNWWKPMINNKSKLYDDEYQAYAVLSMCRVIYTLHHGTVVSKPKAARWVKKELSEKWDSLINDALMWSKDMKFNRIDEIVKFIKYTIQYSQQFNNLLED, encoded by the coding sequence ATGGGGGAAGTTAAACCTTATACATCATATCCAGGAGTCAATAAATTATTAGATAAATTTGTATCAAATGTTAATAACATATTGAAACAACAACTTGTTAGTATATATATTCTAGGATCATTGGCAGTTGGTGATTTTAATTTAAATTCTAGTGATATTGATTTTTTAGTTATTACTGAAACAAATCTTAAGAAAGAAATTATAACTTATTTAAGAAATATGCATTATGAATTAGTTTCAAATAATCCTATTTGGGGAGATAGATTAGAGGGATCATATATTTCTAAAGATAAATTGAAAGAATTTCAACCTCCAGAAAACCCACGACCATATATACATAAGGGACAATTAAAATTATTGAGATATGGAAATGAATGGATTATAGAAAAGTATGTTCTTAAAAAACACGGGATGATTTTAAAAGGTGAGGATTTAAGAAGTGAAATTAAATATATAAAACAAAATGATTTAAAACGGGTAACATTAAAAATATTGTATAACTGGTGGAAGCCAATGATTAATAATAAAAGTAAATTATATGATGATGAATACCAAGCCTATGCAGTGCTTAGTATGTGTAGAGTTATATATACATTGCATCATGGAACTGTTGTTTCAAAACCTAAAGCTGCTCGATGGGTAAAAAAAGAATTGAGTGAAAAATGGGATTCATTAATAAATGATGCTTTGATGTGGAGCAAAGATATGAAATTTAATAGGATAGATGAAATAGTAAAATTTATTAAATACACAATTCAATATAGTCAACAATTTAATAATTTATTAGAAGATTGA